The following coding sequences are from one Paenibacillus sp. FSL R5-0912 window:
- a CDS encoding MOSC domain-containing protein: MKMEVVSLNVGKPKTVDYRGKPLETGIYKLPVTGPLELHAEGFDGDGQADLVNHGGPDKAVCVYPVEHYAYWEELLGRKLDYSAFGENITVSGLLETEVCIGDVFEIGTALLQVSQPRFPCFKLSQKHGPADMPARVLSTGYSGFYFRVLREGRIASGDRIIKRESGAGSFPVKQVLYSMEHGRKDKTGLDELARLDSLTAGIREKFRGWLGAADSAES; encoded by the coding sequence ATGAAGATGGAAGTCGTCTCACTTAATGTAGGCAAGCCGAAGACCGTGGATTACCGCGGCAAACCGCTGGAAACGGGAATCTACAAGCTGCCGGTCACAGGTCCGCTGGAGCTTCATGCGGAAGGCTTCGACGGGGACGGGCAAGCGGATCTGGTAAACCACGGGGGCCCCGACAAGGCTGTCTGCGTCTATCCGGTTGAGCATTATGCCTACTGGGAAGAGCTGCTTGGCCGGAAGCTGGACTACTCCGCATTCGGTGAGAATATCACAGTGAGCGGACTTCTAGAGACCGAGGTATGCATCGGGGATGTCTTTGAGATTGGTACGGCACTGCTGCAGGTAAGCCAGCCGCGTTTCCCCTGCTTCAAGCTCTCGCAGAAGCATGGACCGGCGGATATGCCTGCTCGGGTGCTGTCCACCGGTTACAGCGGGTTCTATTTCCGCGTGCTGCGTGAAGGCAGGATTGCATCCGGTGACCGGATTATTAAGCGGGAGAGCGGAGCGGGGAGTTTCCCTGTGAAGCAGGTGCTGTACTCAATGGAGCACGGGCGCAAGGATAAGACCGGACTAGACGAGCTAGCCCGGCTGGACAGCCTCACAGCCGGCATCCGGGAGAAATTCCGGGGCTGGCTGGGTGCTGCGGATAGCGCGGAGAGCTAG
- a CDS encoding GNAT family N-acetyltransferase, which translates to MQQLNRDSAFTIRPSEIRDARELIILDNMIWTEETTPGPLMWRSREDYLLHAPPGSQLVALQDGELCGYVGFGCPSGMESNRHVCEVNIAVHPRFQRLGVGSRLIAEIKRHAAENGIRKLRLRVLSCNTPALSFYRKCGFEEEGRLREEFYLGGRYVDEVFMSCMLDEEE; encoded by the coding sequence ATGCAACAACTAAACAGGGATTCGGCTTTCACTATCCGTCCCTCTGAAATCAGGGATGCCCGTGAGCTGATCATTCTCGATAATATGATCTGGACAGAGGAGACAACACCCGGTCCGCTGATGTGGCGCTCCCGGGAGGATTATCTGCTGCATGCACCGCCAGGCTCCCAGCTTGTAGCCTTGCAGGACGGGGAGCTATGCGGGTATGTCGGCTTCGGCTGTCCTAGCGGAATGGAGAGCAACCGCCATGTATGCGAGGTTAATATTGCCGTACATCCGCGCTTCCAGCGCCTGGGTGTAGGCAGCCGGCTGATTGCAGAGATCAAGCGCCATGCCGCAGAGAATGGAATCCGTAAGCTGCGCTTGCGTGTGCTCTCCTGCAATACACCGGCACTCTCGTTCTACCGCAAATGCGGATTTGAGGAGGAGGGACGGCTGCGGGAGGAGTTCTATCTGGGCGGAAGATATGTAGATGAGGTATTCATGAGCTGCATGCTGGACGAGGAGGAATGA